A genomic region of Oscillatoria sp. FACHB-1406 contains the following coding sequences:
- the rplS gene encoding 50S ribosomal protein L19: protein MNAAEVIRSIEAEFIKDDRPEIFVGDTIRVGVRILEGGKERIQPYEGTVIAMRNGGINETITVRRIFQGVGVERVFLLHSPRIANIKVVRRGRVRRAKLYYLRDRVGKATRIKQRFDRSL, encoded by the coding sequence ATGAACGCGGCAGAAGTTATCCGTTCCATAGAAGCGGAATTTATTAAAGATGACCGGCCGGAAATCTTCGTCGGCGACACGATCCGCGTCGGCGTAAGGATTCTGGAAGGTGGCAAAGAGCGGATTCAGCCTTACGAAGGCACTGTGATTGCCATGCGCAATGGCGGAATCAATGAAACGATTACCGTGCGTCGAATCTTCCAAGGTGTTGGAGTCGAGCGGGTTTTTCTGCTCCATTCCCCCCGGATTGCGAATATTAAAGTCGTGCGTCGAGGTCGAGTGCGTCGGGCTAAGCTGTACTATTTACGCGATCGCGTCGGTAAAGCCACCCGGATTAAGCAACGCTTCGATCGCTCCCTCTAA
- the secE gene encoding preprotein translocase subunit SecE — MQKSVPETPETQSGFSPTEFFGDTREELSKVIWPSQQQWIGESAAVILMVTLVATTIYLVDNLFSWLAKAVF, encoded by the coding sequence ATTCAAAAAAGCGTTCCCGAAACCCCGGAAACGCAAAGCGGCTTTAGTCCGACCGAGTTTTTTGGAGACACTCGAGAGGAACTCTCCAAAGTCATCTGGCCTTCCCAGCAACAATGGATTGGCGAATCAGCCGCTGTAATTTTAATGGTGACATTAGTTGCAACCACCATTTACCTTGTCGATAACTTGTTTAGTTGGTTAGCAAAAGCGGTATTTTGA
- the nusG gene encoding transcription termination/antitermination protein NusG, whose protein sequence is MSYTSDELEEYKDPEQEGKALAKQARWYAVQVASGCEKRVKANLEQRIRTLDVADRILQVQIPQTPTVKVRKDGARLHGEEKVFPGYVLVQMLLDDDAWQAVKNTPNVINFVGAEQKRPYGRGRGHVRPVPLSPTEVERIFKHAQEQEPVVKIDMAVGDKILVLSGPFKDFEGEVIEVSPERSKLKALLSIFGRDTPVELEFNQVQKQS, encoded by the coding sequence ATGAGTTATACCTCTGACGAACTCGAAGAATACAAAGACCCAGAACAGGAGGGCAAAGCCTTAGCCAAGCAAGCCCGTTGGTACGCCGTTCAAGTGGCCTCGGGTTGCGAAAAGCGAGTTAAGGCCAACCTCGAACAGCGCATTCGCACTCTGGATGTAGCGGACCGCATTCTCCAAGTGCAAATTCCGCAAACACCCACCGTCAAAGTTCGCAAAGACGGCGCTCGCCTCCACGGTGAAGAAAAAGTCTTTCCCGGCTACGTTCTCGTACAAATGTTGTTGGACGATGACGCATGGCAAGCCGTCAAAAACACGCCCAACGTGATTAACTTCGTTGGTGCCGAACAAAAACGTCCTTATGGACGGGGGCGAGGTCACGTTCGACCCGTACCCCTCAGTCCGACAGAAGTCGAGCGCATCTTTAAACACGCGCAAGAACAAGAACCCGTTGTCAAAATCGACATGGCAGTGGGCGATAAAATTTTGGTGCTTTCCGGACCGTTTAAAGACTTTGAAGGCGAAGTCATCGAAGTTAGCCCCGAACGGAGCAAACTGAAAGCCCTACTCTCCATCTTCGGACGCGATACGCCCGTAGAATTGGAATTCAATCAGGTACAAAAACAAAGCTAG
- the rplK gene encoding 50S ribosomal protein L11, translating into MAKKVVTVIKLALPAGKANPAPPVGPALGQHGVNIMAFCKEYNAKTADKAGTIIPVEISVYEDRSFSFVLKTPPASVLIRQAAGIERGSSTPNRQKVGSITRAQLEEIAKTKMPDLNANDIDAAMKIVAGTARNMGVEVKE; encoded by the coding sequence ATGGCAAAAAAAGTCGTCACAGTAATTAAATTAGCCTTGCCAGCCGGTAAAGCTAACCCCGCCCCTCCGGTCGGTCCCGCCTTGGGTCAGCACGGGGTGAACATCATGGCGTTCTGTAAAGAATACAACGCCAAAACCGCCGACAAAGCCGGAACGATTATCCCGGTAGAAATTTCGGTGTATGAAGACCGCAGCTTTAGCTTCGTTCTCAAAACCCCGCCTGCTTCGGTGTTAATCCGTCAAGCAGCCGGAATCGAACGCGGTTCGAGTACGCCCAACCGTCAAAAAGTTGGCTCGATTACCCGCGCCCAACTCGAAGAAATTGCCAAAACGAAAATGCCCGACCTCAATGCTAATGACATTGACGCGGCAATGAAAATCGTGGCAGGAACCGCTCGCAACATGGGCGTAGAAGTTAAAGAATAA
- the rplA gene encoding 50S ribosomal protein L1: protein MVKKVSRRLREAQAKVEERAYEPTEALNLLKETATAKFDETAEVHIRLGIDPKYTDQQLRTTVTYPKGTGQKVRVAVIARGEKVTEASNAGADIAGSEELIDEIQKGMMDFDKLIATPDMMPQVAKLGRQLGPRGLMPSPKSGTVTMDLAGAIAEFKAGKIEFRADRTGIVHVMFGKASFSAEDLLANLKALQETVDRNRPSGAKGRYWRTMYVTSSMGPAIEVDITALRDLKATDAA, encoded by the coding sequence ATGGTTAAAAAAGTGTCGCGCCGCCTGAGAGAGGCGCAAGCAAAGGTTGAAGAACGCGCTTACGAACCCACAGAAGCGCTGAACCTGTTGAAAGAGACAGCAACCGCTAAGTTTGACGAAACCGCAGAAGTTCACATCCGCTTGGGGATCGATCCTAAGTATACCGACCAGCAGTTGCGGACGACGGTGACGTATCCCAAAGGAACCGGGCAGAAAGTTCGCGTTGCTGTTATCGCGCGCGGTGAAAAAGTGACCGAAGCGAGCAACGCTGGAGCCGATATCGCTGGTTCGGAAGAACTCATCGACGAAATCCAAAAAGGAATGATGGATTTCGATAAACTCATCGCCACGCCCGATATGATGCCGCAGGTGGCAAAGCTCGGACGACAACTCGGCCCTCGCGGGTTGATGCCCTCGCCGAAGTCGGGAACGGTGACAATGGATTTAGCAGGCGCGATCGCGGAATTCAAAGCCGGTAAAATAGAATTCCGGGCCGATCGTACCGGCATCGTTCATGTTATGTTTGGTAAGGCCTCCTTTTCAGCCGAAGACTTGCTCGCGAATCTGAAAGCCCTTCAGGAAACCGTCGATCGCAACCGTCCTTCCGGTGCAAAAGGTCGCTACTGGCGCACGATGTACGTGACTTCTTCAATGGGACCTGCGATCGAAGTCGATATTACAGCACTGCGCGACTTAAAAGCTACTGATGCAGCGTGA
- the rplJ gene encoding 50S ribosomal protein L10: MGRTRESKEGVVAELKECLDEAQVALIIDYKGLSVAEISDLRNRLRPVGTQCKVAKNTLMRIAIGEEERWQPMQEFLKESTAVLFVQEDASAAIKAYKAFQKDTKKTQLRGGVMEGRALSQADVEAIGDLPSKEQLYAQIAGGINAVATKLAVAINEVPSSLARALQAVADKDKADDAA, from the coding sequence ATGGGAAGAACGCGGGAGAGTAAAGAGGGCGTAGTCGCAGAGTTAAAAGAATGCTTAGACGAAGCCCAAGTCGCCCTGATTATCGACTATAAAGGTCTGTCGGTCGCCGAAATCAGCGACTTACGCAATCGCTTGCGCCCTGTCGGGACGCAATGCAAAGTCGCCAAAAATACGCTGATGCGGATTGCGATTGGCGAAGAAGAACGGTGGCAGCCGATGCAGGAATTCCTCAAAGAATCCACAGCGGTACTCTTCGTTCAAGAAGACGCAAGCGCGGCGATTAAAGCCTACAAAGCCTTCCAAAAAGACACCAAAAAAACCCAATTACGCGGCGGTGTTATGGAAGGGCGCGCCCTGTCGCAAGCGGACGTAGAAGCGATCGGCGATTTGCCGTCCAAAGAGCAACTCTACGCTCAAATTGCTGGCGGTATCAACGCAGTCGCGACCAAATTGGCTGTGGCTATCAACGAAGTGCCGTCTTCTTTGGCGCGCGCGCTGCAAGCCGTTGCGGATAAAGACAAAGCCGACGACGCAGCTTAG
- the rplL gene encoding 50S ribosomal protein L7/L12: protein MSAVTDEILEKLKSLTLLEASELVKGIEEAFGVSAAAPAGGMMMMAPGAGGAAGGGEPVEEKTEFDVVLEEVPADKKIAILKVVRAITGLGLKEAKELVEAAPKPVKEAAPKEEAENIKKQLEEAGGKVSVK from the coding sequence ATGTCTGCTGTTACCGATGAAATTTTGGAAAAGTTAAAATCCCTGACTCTGCTCGAAGCCTCAGAATTGGTTAAGGGCATTGAAGAAGCTTTCGGCGTGAGCGCTGCTGCTCCTGCTGGCGGTATGATGATGATGGCTCCGGGTGCTGGTGGTGCTGCTGGCGGCGGCGAGCCGGTTGAAGAGAAAACCGAATTTGATGTCGTTCTCGAAGAAGTTCCCGCCGACAAGAAGATTGCCATCCTCAAAGTCGTGCGCGCTATCACCGGTTTAGGCCTCAAAGAAGCCAAAGAATTGGTGGAAGCTGCTCCCAAGCCCGTCAAAGAAGCTGCTCCCAAAGAAGAAGCAGAAAATATCAAGAAGCAGCTTGAAGAAGCTGGCGGTAAAGTCAGCGTGAAGTAG
- a CDS encoding DUF2267 domain-containing protein, with translation MEDQTLKPNSPQNDTTEVADSRAELADANRSFLEYVMVEGGFADPYDARDFTEVVFRVMRDVMTTEAADRVADELHEEAMPTKEKALQMEVTDLWKDTNPLVGFLSRVRPPWKGPGIFEIDSDRFLFRVANESGFQRDNEDKDAARKQAVKAVFTATKRELSPERIQEIESWMPEGDVRTLWAQA, from the coding sequence ATGGAAGACCAAACCTTAAAGCCCAACTCCCCCCAAAATGATACGACTGAAGTCGCGGATTCAAGAGCAGAACTAGCTGATGCAAATCGCTCTTTTTTAGAATACGTTATGGTGGAAGGTGGCTTTGCCGATCCTTACGATGCTAGAGACTTCACAGAAGTCGTGTTTCGCGTTATGCGCGACGTAATGACAACGGAAGCAGCGGATCGCGTCGCTGACGAACTGCATGAAGAAGCGATGCCAACTAAAGAAAAAGCCCTGCAAATGGAAGTGACCGATTTGTGGAAAGATACTAATCCATTAGTCGGCTTTTTAAGTCGCGTTCGTCCCCCTTGGAAAGGTCCTGGAATTTTTGAGATCGATTCCGATCGCTTCCTCTTCCGCGTAGCCAATGAAAGCGGTTTCCAAAGAGATAATGAAGATAAAGATGCGGCGCGCAAGCAAGCGGTAAAAGCCGTCTTCACGGCGACTAAAAGAGAACTTTCCCCAGAACGCATTCAGGAAATTGAAAGCTGGATGCCGGAAGGTGATGTTCGCACTCTGTGGGCGCAAGCCTAA
- a CDS encoding dynamin-like GTPase family protein: MKFDTSKRTTLQEPVQSILRLWEKEPKLKAKHSPIAVEASLKKALSPRFEIVFAGAFSAGKSMLINALLGRELLYSAEGHATGTECYIEYAEAGQERVVLTFSSEAEIGEQVKVLCERLGLNIEGDFARAEVLELLQKASAAIIQTEGGESKSDRAKQAKGLQLLIEGFTANRDRIHAKDNAIYSMEQLHFSNLSEAASYARRGSNSAVLKRLNYFCCHPLLNDGNILVDLPGIDAPVKKDSELTYRKIEDSETSAVIAVLKPAAAGEMTKEETELLEKMRSNPGVRDRVFYVFNRIDETWYNTELRKRLENLIQEQFQDITRLYKTSGLLGFYGSQVKGTTARDRFGLDTLFAENVKGFSEEEETPQFVSEFNNYCANSGKLTRTQFKVSVNGYDTPNENYTRILGEWGNSLIDRLIEDSGIEEFRAGITRYLTEEKHPQLIAALADDLAPICTELKNRYLEIRRDLDSQPQEIEAMKARELERLNQQLQEAASELQQLLETEVNQVITNADPAFEEDFQALKAKMVTRLDELLQTFSVMKAYRCAVSSHPRNSTAPLIAVLVEALYSLANDLELVLVEYSETIARNFCTRLLQRLRKTETYRSIYRLLGNDGGIEFKVRELEKGLISGLTGAAKVECDRYVRESPRFYDEGTFSIYQFRQTLQQTSQGYDAESMVEAEPAIRQLLKLDFEPKVSLTIRSTFRQTINQTLKTNLLPMAEQQKGDICKQYGAARSHLEKTLEREALEKLYRNQERQQEVEENIEAYGWAISTINQYLDELTLFDKKLPDIDGFQLSGSQVANSGILKRA; the protein is encoded by the coding sequence ATGAAATTCGACACCTCTAAGCGCACTACCCTACAAGAACCCGTTCAAAGCATCCTACGACTCTGGGAGAAAGAACCCAAACTGAAAGCAAAACACAGCCCCATCGCTGTCGAAGCTTCGTTGAAAAAAGCACTTTCGCCTCGGTTTGAAATCGTTTTTGCTGGGGCATTTAGTGCGGGCAAATCAATGCTGATTAATGCCCTCCTCGGACGCGAACTCCTTTACAGCGCCGAAGGTCACGCGACGGGAACGGAATGCTACATTGAATATGCTGAAGCGGGACAAGAACGAGTTGTTTTAACCTTTTCCAGCGAAGCAGAAATTGGCGAGCAAGTCAAGGTTTTGTGCGAGCGATTGGGGTTAAATATTGAGGGGGATTTTGCTCGTGCTGAAGTCCTCGAACTCTTACAAAAAGCCAGTGCCGCGATTATTCAAACAGAAGGCGGAGAAAGTAAATCCGATCGCGCCAAGCAAGCCAAAGGCTTACAACTCCTGATTGAAGGGTTTACCGCTAATCGCGATCGCATTCATGCGAAGGATAATGCGATTTATTCGATGGAACAGTTGCATTTTTCCAACTTATCAGAAGCAGCGAGTTACGCGCGGCGGGGAAGTAATAGCGCAGTCCTCAAGCGCCTCAATTATTTCTGCTGTCATCCCTTGCTCAACGATGGCAATATTTTAGTCGATTTGCCGGGGATTGACGCGCCGGTGAAAAAGGATTCGGAGTTAACGTATCGTAAGATTGAAGACTCGGAAACTTCGGCAGTGATTGCCGTGCTGAAACCGGCGGCGGCGGGCGAAATGACGAAGGAAGAGACGGAATTGCTCGAAAAGATGCGTTCTAATCCGGGAGTTCGCGATCGCGTTTTTTACGTCTTCAACCGCATCGATGAAACTTGGTACAATACCGAACTTCGCAAGCGTCTCGAAAACCTCATTCAAGAGCAATTTCAGGATATAACACGCTTGTATAAAACCAGCGGTTTGCTCGGTTTCTATGGCAGCCAGGTTAAAGGAACGACGGCACGCGATCGCTTTGGGCTAGATACACTTTTCGCCGAAAATGTCAAGGGTTTCAGCGAGGAAGAAGAAACGCCCCAGTTCGTCAGCGAGTTTAACAATTATTGTGCCAATTCTGGCAAACTCACTCGGACGCAATTTAAAGTTTCTGTTAATGGTTACGATACGCCTAATGAAAATTATACGCGCATTCTCGGGGAATGGGGAAACTCCTTAATCGACCGCCTAATTGAAGATAGCGGTATAGAAGAATTTCGAGCCGGAATTACGCGCTATCTCACCGAAGAAAAGCACCCCCAACTCATTGCCGCCCTCGCCGACGATCTCGCCCCAATTTGTACGGAATTAAAGAATCGCTACTTAGAAATTCGCCGCGATTTAGACAGTCAGCCCCAGGAAATCGAAGCGATGAAAGCGCGGGAATTAGAGCGTTTAAACCAACAACTCCAAGAGGCGGCGAGCGAACTGCAACAATTGCTAGAAACCGAAGTCAATCAAGTGATTACTAACGCCGATCCTGCGTTTGAAGAAGACTTCCAAGCTTTGAAAGCAAAAATGGTGACTCGCCTCGATGAATTGCTGCAAACTTTTTCAGTAATGAAGGCTTATCGCTGCGCGGTTAGTAGTCATCCGCGCAACTCTACTGCGCCGTTAATTGCGGTATTAGTCGAAGCCTTATATTCCTTGGCGAATGACTTAGAATTGGTGTTAGTGGAGTATTCAGAAACCATTGCACGGAATTTCTGCACCCGCCTCCTGCAACGCTTGCGAAAAACCGAAACTTATCGTTCGATTTATCGTTTGCTCGGTAACGATGGCGGGATAGAATTCAAGGTACGAGAACTGGAGAAAGGGTTAATTTCGGGGCTAACGGGAGCGGCAAAAGTAGAGTGCGATCGCTATGTACGCGAAAGTCCTCGTTTTTACGATGAAGGCACTTTTTCGATTTACCAATTCCGGCAAACGTTGCAGCAAACCTCGCAAGGCTACGACGCAGAAAGTATGGTAGAAGCGGAACCAGCGATTCGTCAATTGTTGAAGTTAGATTTCGAGCCGAAAGTTTCACTCACGATTCGCAGTACCTTCCGGCAAACGATTAACCAAACCTTGAAAACCAATTTGTTACCGATGGCGGAACAGCAAAAAGGGGACATTTGCAAGCAATACGGCGCGGCGCGATCGCATCTCGAAAAAACCTTGGAACGGGAAGCATTAGAGAAGCTCTATCGCAATCAAGAACGGCAACAGGAAGTTGAGGAAAATATTGAGGCTTACGGTTGGGCGATTTCTACGATTAACCAATATCTTGATGAGTTGACTCTATTCGACAAGAAGTTACCCGATATTGATGGCTTTCAATTATCCGGCTCGCAAGTTGCCAACAGTGGAATCTTAAAGCGCGCCTAA
- a CDS encoding KGK domain-containing protein, translating to MWNSIDIPGFKDEDIIAFKDSLVKLGKFINILDTATNQFNELLKTSFADNKLNLDIRFNESCTYEHRFMSERGVDVEILKLKDPRWQKGKIRMKLVVEFIPDEPEKVESESPLDDIRQAQLAKQED from the coding sequence ATGTGGAATTCTATTGATATCCCAGGGTTTAAGGATGAAGACATCATTGCCTTTAAAGATAGTCTTGTCAAGCTAGGAAAGTTTATAAATATTCTTGATACTGCAACTAATCAATTTAATGAATTATTGAAAACAAGTTTTGCAGACAATAAACTTAATTTAGATATTCGCTTTAATGAGTCCTGTACTTACGAGCACAGATTCATGAGCGAAAGAGGCGTAGATGTAGAAATCCTCAAATTAAAAGACCCTCGCTGGCAAAAAGGCAAAATCCGCATGAAACTCGTCGTTGAATTCATTCCCGACGAACCGGAAAAAGTTGAATCCGAGTCGCCCCTCGACGATATTCGTCAAGCGCAACTTGCAAAACAAGAGGATTGA
- a CDS encoding L-threonylcarbamoyladenylate synthase has product MSLKTEAQVVKASLDIVPTLIEHLEQDRIILLPMDTLYGLVVHGGRPKAIAALRALKQLGQEQPLTILTRGDRVREVAVLNASAERMISHFPCPVTMIVEANPQLNPEITQGFSTIFIACPDRFIYDLIGAIPFPLVCAGARVGTEPITHFDAAMRYFSDRVSLIVRGERSHYGRRGTLIDFTLESPTIMNFGPISVDDLRPLLPEIILPSHLMK; this is encoded by the coding sequence ATGTCTCTCAAAACAGAAGCACAAGTTGTAAAAGCGAGTCTGGATATCGTCCCGACTCTCATTGAGCATTTAGAGCAAGATCGCATTATCTTGTTACCGATGGATACGCTTTATGGTTTAGTCGTACATGGGGGAAGACCTAAAGCGATCGCAGCTTTACGTGCATTGAAGCAGTTAGGTCAAGAACAACCCTTAACAATTTTAACAAGGGGCGATCGCGTGCGAGAAGTTGCCGTCCTCAATGCGTCAGCAGAACGGATGATTTCTCACTTTCCCTGTCCCGTCACTATGATTGTCGAAGCGAATCCTCAGTTAAACCCAGAAATCACTCAAGGTTTTTCGACAATTTTCATCGCTTGTCCCGATCGCTTCATCTACGATTTAATTGGTGCAATTCCATTTCCCCTCGTCTGTGCTGGTGCGAGAGTTGGTACCGAACCGATTACTCACTTCGATGCAGCAATGCGTTATTTTAGCGATCGCGTCTCCTTAATTGTTCGGGGAGAACGCAGCCATTACGGGCGACGCGGAACGCTCATCGACTTCACCCTAGAATCTCCGACTATTATGAACTTTGGACCGATCTCTGTAGACGATCTCCGACCTTTACTGCCCGAAATTATTCTTCCTTCCCATTTAATGAAGTAG
- a CDS encoding HNH endonuclease has product MPKTPRISIPKSVRKYVFQRDNFHCQSCGKTHLETQLTIDHIIPLATGGSNDISNLQTLCLSCNQRKQHHFDSRFRGRFR; this is encoded by the coding sequence ATGCCAAAAACGCCCCGAATTTCTATCCCTAAATCCGTTCGAAAATACGTTTTTCAACGCGACAACTTTCATTGCCAAAGTTGCGGAAAAACGCACCTTGAAACCCAACTCACTATCGACCATATTATCCCCCTTGCGACGGGCGGTTCTAACGATATTAGCAATCTACAAACCCTCTGTTTGTCCTGCAATCAACGCAAACAGCATCATTTTGATTCTCGCTTTCGCGGGCGCTTTCGTTAA
- a CDS encoding pentapeptide repeat-containing protein, whose protein sequence is MKLRQSLIGSLVILSSVTTVATAQYFPTPDSFLQPGGCSNCDENGGRWGNRNWQGVNWSGRELRQANLEGANLAMADLSRAQIFGSTLKDANLTGANLTGATIRSTVLQGAVLNGTIFKNAELFMISLENGQMENADFSGAQMKNIYLGGANLQGANLIGADLQNAFMVGANLIHADLSAADLRGVKLRNSILISANLQKADMRAVSLAEANLSESRLSGANLERAELAKANLENADLSGANLKNANLERANLRGANLKDAILDNIFEMGADFCGATLPDGQIEECPEEEVQAPIPNEEIFIDPTLNEENLDINNKDTSPSAP, encoded by the coding sequence ATGAAATTACGACAGTCTTTAATCGGAAGCTTGGTAATCCTCTCCAGTGTAACGACAGTAGCGACAGCACAATATTTTCCAACCCCAGACTCATTCTTACAGCCCGGAGGTTGCTCGAACTGCGACGAAAATGGCGGACGCTGGGGTAACAGAAATTGGCAAGGGGTGAACTGGAGTGGGCGGGAGTTGCGCCAAGCCAACTTAGAAGGCGCTAATCTAGCAATGGCGGATTTGAGTCGCGCTCAAATTTTCGGTTCGACGCTCAAAGATGCCAATCTAACTGGGGCGAATTTAACGGGGGCGACGATTAGAAGTACAGTGCTTCAAGGGGCAGTTCTCAACGGCACGATTTTTAAGAATGCCGAACTTTTTATGATTAGCCTCGAGAACGGACAAATGGAAAATGCCGATTTTAGTGGCGCTCAAATGAAGAACATTTATTTGGGGGGGGCAAATCTTCAAGGCGCGAATTTAATCGGTGCAGATTTACAAAATGCCTTTATGGTGGGAGCGAATTTGATTCATGCGGATTTAAGTGCTGCGGATTTACGAGGCGTTAAGCTAAGAAATTCTATTCTCATTTCAGCCAACCTTCAAAAAGCAGATATGAGAGCGGTAAGTCTCGCTGAAGCTAATCTTTCGGAAAGTCGATTGAGCGGTGCGAATTTAGAACGCGCGGAGTTAGCAAAAGCTAACTTAGAAAATGCAGATCTCAGCGGTGCTAATCTAAAAAATGCGAATTTGGAGCGAGCCAATCTTCGCGGCGCAAATCTTAAAGATGCAATTCTCGATAATATTTTTGAGATGGGGGCAGATTTTTGCGGAGCAACTTTACCCGACGGACAGATTGAAGAATGTCCCGAGGAGGAGGTTCAAGCTCCCATTCCGAACGAAGAGATTTTTATAGATCCTACGCTCAATGAAGAGAATCTTGATATAAATAATAAGGATACCTCTCCTTCGGCTCCTTAA
- a CDS encoding Crp/Fnr family transcriptional regulator, protein MAKTAKKPKTNLIQQLTESNYLFRGFDEAQLAQYLPPDSLKVEKLFSNRPIYTAFLPDEFLDVLYVILNEGLVIARSTPLDRIIAIHYPGSCFGMNSLPFGYGLTNRAFPSLVEAYKTTHAIEIPLAAVREMYENSEQFRDRYTLLSELQVKFQYHLLNCSSYPPQAVASLLRALIYQERELGNQPNTDGVYTFDLPIDAIARACQLNQRTVEQVLKGMQQIGLLEAAKGNETSSDSVRAIDPEGLKEVYGKTRDKVSWWPLR, encoded by the coding sequence ATGGCAAAAACTGCAAAGAAGCCAAAAACCAACCTCATCCAACAACTGACTGAAAGCAATTACCTGTTTCGAGGATTCGACGAAGCGCAACTGGCGCAATACTTACCCCCCGATTCTCTCAAAGTCGAGAAGCTATTTTCTAACCGTCCGATTTATACGGCTTTTCTCCCCGATGAATTTCTGGATGTTCTCTACGTTATCCTGAACGAGGGATTAGTGATCGCGCGGAGTACGCCCCTCGATCGCATCATCGCCATTCATTATCCCGGTAGTTGCTTTGGGATGAATAGCCTCCCCTTCGGTTACGGGCTAACCAATCGCGCTTTTCCCAGTTTAGTGGAAGCTTATAAAACCACCCACGCGATCGAAATTCCCCTAGCGGCCGTGCGAGAAATGTACGAAAATAGCGAACAATTCCGCGATCGCTATACCTTACTCTCGGAATTGCAAGTTAAGTTTCAGTATCACCTACTCAATTGCAGCAGTTACCCTCCCCAAGCAGTCGCCTCGCTGCTGAGGGCGTTAATTTATCAAGAACGCGAGTTAGGCAATCAGCCCAACACTGACGGCGTTTATACCTTCGATCTTCCCATTGATGCGATCGCGCGCGCCTGCCAACTCAACCAACGCACCGTCGAGCAAGTCCTCAAAGGAATGCAACAAATCGGACTGCTCGAAGCAGCAAAAGGCAATGAAACATCCAGCGATTCGGTACGCGCGATCGATCCCGAAGGCCTAAAAGAAGTATACGGTAAAACGCGCGATAAAGTTTCCTGGTGGCCTCTGCGCTAA
- a CDS encoding Uma2 family endonuclease produces MLKSDIQNLPSSDELPCSDETPVDNEEQNFIPNFLLFLLEYIWGNRQDWFFGVDMAVYHTTGENPKVPVIPDGFLSVNVERRKGGKSRDSYVVWEENNVPILAIEVVSKTPGGEYDSKEKIYAQLGVLYYVVYNPRQFGRGDPRKLEVYKLINGKYSWQVQEPVWMPEIGLGIGRGIRNYGGVRREVLYWFDEEGKRYIGTEEAEQKIRAQLSETRQELEIARQRTELERQQAELARRQAELERQLREQEQQQRAFAQQQAEQERQQAESAQQQAEQERQRAESAQQQAEQERQRAEQLERELERYRQQFGQLHDRNATNHDD; encoded by the coding sequence ATGCTAAAATCGGACATTCAGAATCTCCCTAGCAGCGACGAACTGCCCTGTTCGGACGAAACTCCCGTGGATAACGAAGAACAAAACTTTATTCCCAACTTCTTGCTATTTCTTCTCGAATATATTTGGGGAAACCGTCAGGATTGGTTTTTTGGCGTGGATATGGCGGTTTACCATACCACGGGAGAAAATCCCAAAGTTCCTGTCATTCCCGATGGTTTCCTCAGCGTGAATGTCGAACGGCGCAAAGGCGGAAAATCGCGCGATAGCTATGTCGTGTGGGAAGAAAATAACGTTCCAATCCTCGCCATCGAAGTCGTCTCCAAAACGCCGGGGGGAGAATACGACAGCAAAGAAAAAATCTACGCTCAGTTAGGGGTGCTGTACTACGTTGTCTACAATCCCCGACAATTCGGACGCGGCGATCCTCGGAAATTGGAAGTGTATAAATTAATTAACGGAAAATATAGCTGGCAGGTACAAGAACCCGTTTGGATGCCAGAAATTGGCTTAGGAATCGGTAGGGGGATTCGCAACTATGGGGGAGTGAGAAGAGAAGTTTTATACTGGTTTGATGAAGAAGGAAAGCGCTATATCGGCACGGAAGAAGCCGAACAGAAGATAAGGGCGCAATTGTCAGAGACGCGCCAAGAATTGGAGATTGCGCGGCAACGGACGGAATTAGAACGGCAGCAGGCAGAATTAGCGCGGCGACAGGCGGAATTAGAACGGCAATTGCGCGAACAAGAACAACAGCAACGCGCGTTCGCACAACAACAAGCCGAACAGGAACGACAACAAGCTGAATCCGCGCAACAACAAGCCGAACAGGAGCGACAACGAGCCGAATCCGCACAACAACAAGCCGAACAGGAGCGACAACGAGCCGAACAACTGGAACGAGAATTAGAACGTTATCGCCAGCAATTCGGACAATTACACGATCGCAACGCTACAAATCATGACGATTGA